In the genome of Labeo rohita strain BAU-BD-2019 chromosome 2, IGBB_LRoh.1.0, whole genome shotgun sequence, the window attttttatttgcagacattctcaaactttttgtcatttgaacctttttcccctaatatatttactgtaaaggGGTGGTTAATCAGCAATTCTCTAAAAGAACTTTGAGCATCGTAACTTTGCATATGCAACAGCAACACACTAACTAAAGTgaaatcacaatttaaaaatgtaaaaataaaaatgtaataatgaagtatcacatttgcatgttcatggtTCTCTGACTTTGGTTAATGGTCATATGGCGTGCAGgtgaacataaaatatttattcttttttagtaagtgaattattttgattatgttaaaatgatttaattttacatttgtgtgATTTAATTACTTGTTAGCCTTTCATTAAATTCacaaaccccctgcagttcctttaCGAACCCCAGTTTGAGAaaccttgatgtaatattttgtttaatgcactttatgTTGTTAATTGCAATGAAAGGAAAATATTTTCTCACTCTTTGTACTTTTACATCAGTATTATTCtgtttaaatgtacataaatgaGTTAGGTCAAACGTATCAATGTAATAAATGTTAGGTCAAacgtaatctaaaagtaatgtaaaagtagtctgattatattacctaaaatgtgtaatgtagtGGATTACGTTACTGACTACAATTTTCTGTCATGTAATTTTGAAtcagtaatggattacaatttgtaagtaatcttcCCACTTCTGCTTCCAAATGGCAGAGATGTGCTATTAGTTTTACTGTTATATTCTTTCCTTTATACTCACATAATTCtattttaagtttaactttGTATTTAGTTTTCTTGCGTTTGCtcttaaattatttgaaaacataatattttttacatttattttctttctcgtGTCTGTTATTATTGTGTATGTGATGTGCTGCCTAATTAATCTCATACTAATAGTCCACAATCTAACATGAACAGAAAAACAACCCTTCAAACACTGTGGTACTGGACAGCAAGAAAACGTTTattaaagtcatattttgacCTCTTCAAATGTAGAACTTGCATCAAATTATTTCTGTGTCTTTTGGAATAGAATCAGACTATTCTCCTCAAGATTGCTTTTGCTCTTAATGGCTATTTCAGACAGTGCCTTTTCTCATGAGCCAACAGATAAATTGATGTGCTGAAATTCATCCCACATGAAGCGCAGGTGTGTGGCTTCTCTCCAGGACGCACCCcttgtgtttttaaagtttctgAGGACGTGAAAGGCTTTGTGCTATATGAGTCCTTGTCtgttttttctccagtgtgCATTTGTTGCTGCTGTTTCAAGTAGCTCGCTCTGGCACAGGTATTCAGACCAGCGTGCATTTTCTGGTGCGATTTCAAATTGCCGAGCCACTTAAAACTCTTTCCGCACAAAGTACACAAATAAGTCCTCTCGTCGGTGTGACTCTTCATGTGTATCTCCAAGTGAGACTGATAAAGAAACTTTTTACTACAGTAAACGCAGTTAAACAGCCTTTCTCCAGGGTGAATGCGCAGATGATTTAAGAAGTTGATCTTCTCTGCAAACGTCTTGCCACACTCCGAACACTGCAGCACGTCTCCAGAATGAATCTGTAAATGACTCTTCAGGTCTCTCTGATAAGTGAAACCCTTTCCGCACTGAAGACACGTGTAAGGCGTCTCTCCAGTGTGAAGCCTTATGTGACTCTTAAGATTTCCTTTATGCGTGAAACACTTCCCACACTGAGGGCAAACGAACGGCCGCTCTCCAGTGTGAAGTCGTACGTGAACCTCAAGGTTTCCTTTTTGTGCGTAACTCTTTCCACAGTGATTGCATGTGTAgggcttttctccagtgtgaattttcatgtgATTCTtgaggtttttatttaatctgaacCTCCTTCCACACTGCTGGCATTTGAAAGGCTTTTCTCCAGCGTGAGTTGTGACGTGTCTGTTCAGGTGCTCCATGTCTGTGAAACTCATTCCGCACTGATGGCATATAAAACAGTTCTCTCTAGTGTGAATTCTCACGTGGCAATTAAGAGATTGCTTCTGTGTGAAACgttttccacactgagggcacACAAAAGGCTTCTCTCCCGAATGAATTCTCATGTGGTGATTAAGGTTTCCTTTCAGCGAGAAGCTCTTTCCACACGTTTTGCAGGTGAAAGGGCTCTCGCCGGTGTGAGTTCTCATGTGGCTTTTAAGGTTTCCTTTTTGACTGAAgctttttccacactgttggcaggtgaaagGACTCTCGCCGGTGTGAATTCGCATGTGGCTTGTAAGGTTTCCTttttgattaaaacattttccGCACTGTTGGCAGGTAAACGGGTTCTCGCCGgtatgaattctcatgtggCTACGAAGGTGTCCTTCACGTGAAAAAGTCTTTCCACATTGATAGCAAGTACTTTTTGATCTTGTTTTTGTAGTTCTTTTTTCGGAGGAATTATTTTCAGTCTTGGCTGATTTTTCTCCACTGGTGAAATCATGCTGTTTCTCGTCCACCTCATTCAGTTCTTGACTTTCGTCTTTCAGCGGCATCAGGTCTAAAATTAACATATTAAGTGGTCAAAAATCAATTCAAGACAGAAAACGGGATCATTTTAATGCCACAAAGCAACAGTCAGTATATAAACGTTAATTTTACGCTAATGTGCAAACACATTTGAGCCTCTACGGGAAATTATGAGCTGCTGCAAGAACCAATCAGGTTTGTTCTTGTGCGTTGCACAAGCATACTTGAGTTGCAGCAAGAACATTGAGGTTTGACTTATTTAAAGAATATACTATTTTAAAGAGCTATAGAGAATAATAAACATCTCAAACATGCCCCATCCCgacttaaagaagtccacttccagaacaacaattcacaaataatgtactcacccccttgtcatccaagatgttcatgtctttctttcttcagtcgtgaagaaattatggtttttgaggaaaacatttcaggatttttctccatataatggactttattggtgccccgattttgaacttccaaagtgtagtttaaatgcagcttcaaaaggctctaaacgatcccagccgaggaagacgggtcttatctagcgaaatgatcggtcttttttttttttcggaaaataaaaatttgtatactttttaagcacaaaagcttgtgtagcacaggctctgagatgcatgttcacgtactattgaatcacgtcgaaacgtcacacagaactacagacccagtgtttacaaagcgaacatgcaaagactaagaaactgcaagtaagtcaaacgctgtttacaaacaaaaaggtacaacgatgtcggatgattctgaagttgtaggagaaaataagatggagtttttgccATTCTCTATCTTTTTGAgctgaagtacacagacgatgaacttagacgtgattcatagtagtgatgggaagttcggatcattttaccgactcggaactttgagtctcgttcagcaaaatgaatgaatcttttttcgagtcatttcgttcattttagcaaaatataattaaaatgttacatgttacttccctaacacatctactgcttacacaaacgctgatcacactacaaacagaaaagattcattcattgtttacctgggtctgtagtctatgattagcttatctgacaagtttttgggtttgaatCGTTCGTTCATttcgtgacagccccataagatgaacgaacaactcgaataacaggtgaactaattccagtacagaacctaataggatgttgcacatgcgcgactgaatgaatcactccccgatccgactcgttcttcccgagtcacattaaagattcgttcaaaaacgacccatcactaattcatagcgttgtggacgcgcatcccagagcctgtgctacacgagttttcgtgcttaaaaagtatacaaatttttattttccgaaaaaaataaccagtcgtttcgctagataagacccttcttcctcggctgggatcatttagagccctttgaagctgcatttaaactgcattttggaagtttaaactcacaggcaccaatgaagtccattgcatgaagaaaaatcctgaaatgttttcctcaaaaaccataatttttttacaactgaagaaagaaagacatgaacatcttggatgacaagggggtgagtaaattatttgtaaattattgttctggaagtggacttctcctttaatgttttaattggtCATGCATCATTACAAAATTAAGCTCATCAAGCAACTTTAATTACACCACTCATATGACTCATCTAATGCCAATTTATATGACtgtaaacattcaaaaatataattaatttcttaagAGGAAgaactgtaataaaaatgtgaaccAACCTATTTTCTCCTCAGTATCTTCATCTTTCACTCCGCATGGATCTGGAATTCTTATTTCTTCATTCTCTTCTTTAATAAACTCcatgtttataatattatgtGTCACACAGATCTCAGTTGTTCCACTTTAAGTTTTTTTCTACATGTTTGAAcacttttccatgtttaagATGATGAGAAtactgaactgaaaaaaaaaaaaaacacaacaaaataaaataaacacaaagtcTTTATGCAACTTGTGTACGCTTTACACATCATTTATACACTCGTTCATGTAGctatatttacataaaacattacattcaacaCTCTATCTTAATTTGCTCAACACTATGAAAAGACTCCGCTGTGAATGGATTTAAACATCTTAAATACTGATGGGTTCAATTTCATAAACCTCTCAGCCGAATCACAGCACACACCGGTGCAGGATTTTGACGCCACAacacacatcaaaataaaagtctcgTTCATACGCTGTTTTCAAATTATTGATGTAGAAATAAACGAAATACACGTCACATGATCATTTTATTtggtgaaataaatatttaaatacacgtGTCGTCTAACGATGCGAAAATAGACTGTCAAGCGAGACAACAGATACTTGCACtatgtttatttagttt includes:
- the si:ch211-241e1.5 gene encoding gastrula zinc finger protein XlCGF57.1; translation: MEFIKEENEEIRIPDPCGVKDEDTEEKIDLMPLKDESQELNEVDEKQHDFTSGEKSAKTENNSSEKRTTKTRSKSTCYQCGKTFSREGHLRSHMRIHTGENPFTCQQCGKCFNQKGNLTSHMRIHTGESPFTCQQCGKSFSQKGNLKSHMRTHTGESPFTCKTCGKSFSLKGNLNHHMRIHSGEKPFVCPQCGKRFTQKQSLNCHVRIHTRENCFICHQCGMSFTDMEHLNRHVTTHAGEKPFKCQQCGRRFRLNKNLKNHMKIHTGEKPYTCNHCGKSYAQKGNLEVHVRLHTGERPFVCPQCGKCFTHKGNLKSHIRLHTGETPYTCLQCGKGFTYQRDLKSHLQIHSGDVLQCSECGKTFAEKINFLNHLRIHPGERLFNCVYCSKKFLYQSHLEIHMKSHTDERTYLCTLCGKSFKWLGNLKSHQKMHAGLNTCARASYLKQQQQMHTGEKTDKDSYSTKPFTSSETLKTQGVRPGEKPHTCASCGMNFSTSIYLLAHEKRHCLK